Proteins co-encoded in one Brassica oleracea var. oleracea cultivar TO1000 chromosome C4, BOL, whole genome shotgun sequence genomic window:
- the LOC106339585 gene encoding leucine aminopeptidase 1-like, translating to MGLGFLTLVGVTEKDSTRDATSKFENPILNKLDAHVSGLLDLVSSEEDFAGKPGKSASSPAAFQDLGEAVATIAKASQSSSVAVALSSHDNESKLSSVSALELDCRYKSESKKPSLSSVDIVGFGTGPELENKLKYAEDVSYGVIFGRELINSPANVLTPAVISDEASKVASTFSDVFSANILNEEQCRELKMGSYLAVASASAKANPPFFIHLVYRPPSGSVRTKHVLIGKGLTFDSDGYNIKAGPGSSINLMKFDMGGSAAILCAAKAIGEIKHPGVEVHFIVAVCENMISGTGMRHGDVK from the exons ATGGGATTAGGGTTCCTTACTCTCGTCGGTGTGACGGAGAAAGATTCGACGAGAGACGCAACCTCAAAGTTTGAGAACCCGATCTTGAACAAGCTCGATGCTCACGTGAGTGGACTCTTGGATTTGGTCTCGTCGGAAGAGGATTTCGCCGGTAAACCGG GAAAGTCCGCTTCATCCCCGGCGGCTTTTCAGGATCTTGGTGAAGCTGTTGCTACAATTGCAAAGGCTTCACAATCTAGCAGCGTTGCTGTTGCTCTCTCCTCTCATGATAATGAATCCAAGCTTAGCTCTGTATCAGCTTTAGAGTTAG ATTGTAGGTACAAATCTGAGTCAAAGAAACCATCTTTGAGCTCTGTTGATATCGTTGGATTTGGAACCGGACCTGAGCTAGAGAACAAGCTCAAGTATGCTGAAGATGTATCTTACGGCGTCATTTTCGGGAGAGAGCTCATTAACTCTCCTGCCAATGTGCTCACTCCCG CTGTGATTTCTGATGAAGCATCAAAAGTGGCTTCTACATTCAGTGATGTGTTCTCTGCAAACATCTTGAACGAGGAGCAGTGCAGAGAGTTGAAGATGGGTTCTTATCTCGCTGTTGCTTCTGCTTCGGCTAAGGCTAATCCTCCCTTCTTCATCCACCTTGTGTATAGACCTCCGAGTGGCTCTGTTAGAACCAAACATGTACTTATTGGAAAAGGATTGACCTTTGACAG TGATGGCTACAACATTAAGGCTGGACCTGGATCCTCTATTAATCTCATGAAATTTGACATGGGTGGTTCAGCTGCTATTCTTTGTGCTGCGAAAGCCATTGGTGAGATTAAGCATCCTGGTGTTGAG GTTCATTTCATCGTTGCAGTCTGTGAGAATATGATTAGTGGAACTGGAATGAGACATGGTGATGTCAAATGA